A window of Mucilaginibacter paludis DSM 18603 contains these coding sequences:
- a CDS encoding sigma-70 family RNA polymerase sigma factor, with protein MEVNANFSENAKNDFKLVNKAREGDQKAFAELMHRYKDSIYFMALKMVNNKEDAMDLTVETFAKAFEKLDRYQPEYAFSTWLFRVGTNNCIDFIRKKKLNTTSINSMVDEDGDDRQLQIKSDALNPEEVSMKREQTQLLKLLIDGLPPRYRNLIVLRYFDELSYEEIAEQLDLPLGTVKAQLFRARYLLSNIVNARNRDDI; from the coding sequence ATGGAAGTAAATGCTAACTTTTCTGAAAATGCTAAAAACGACTTTAAGTTAGTTAACAAAGCCCGCGAGGGCGACCAAAAGGCCTTTGCTGAATTGATGCACCGCTATAAGGATTCGATCTACTTTATGGCCCTTAAAATGGTGAATAACAAGGAGGACGCCATGGACCTTACGGTAGAAACCTTTGCCAAAGCCTTTGAAAAGCTTGATCGTTACCAACCCGAATATGCCTTTAGTACCTGGCTTTTTCGTGTAGGTACCAATAATTGTATTGATTTTATCCGCAAAAAGAAACTCAATACCACCTCTATCAACAGTATGGTTGATGAGGACGGCGACGACCGGCAGCTGCAAATTAAATCGGACGCGCTGAACCCGGAAGAGGTTTCGATGAAGCGCGAACAAACCCAGCTACTCAAACTCCTGATAGACGGCCTGCCACCGCGCTACCGTAACCTCATCGTGTTGCGCTATTTTGATGAGCTATCGTATGAGGAAATTGCCGAGCAGCTCGACCTGCCTCTGGGTACCGTTAAAGCGCAACTATTTAGGGCCAGGTACCTGTTAAGCAACATTGTAAACGCGCGCAACCGTGATGACATCTGA
- a CDS encoding glycosyltransferase, whose amino-acid sequence MEVYIKDILFVVFLLCFIAQLYYLIANHNRLARYKPQNDTPVGQLPVSVIIAARNEYANLKHNLPLILDQDYPEYEVIVVNDCSFDHTDELLNIYEKQYPKLRIVTIEEHPRFKTGKKFALTLGIKAARYEHLLFTDADCEPTSSHWISRMASKFKGDVSIVLGYSPYQRSRGLLNLFARFETLKTAINYLSAALSGDAYMGIGRNLAYTKTLFFKNKGFAAHMHILSGDDDLFVNQNATPANLDIEIHPDAHTQSEVKPTLRSYYRQKKRHMGVGKLYKSKHRRFLSFDALSGFVYYGLFIYLLTIQLEPLLILGLYLFRLILQVVIYNKVFTKLRCADLIWWLPIFDFVYYLYLNIFGLIGTFTKTKQWK is encoded by the coding sequence TTGGAAGTTTATATTAAAGATATATTATTCGTTGTTTTCCTGCTTTGTTTTATAGCCCAGCTGTATTATCTGATAGCCAATCATAATCGCCTGGCAAGGTACAAGCCCCAAAACGATACCCCGGTTGGCCAGTTACCGGTATCGGTTATTATAGCCGCCCGTAACGAATATGCTAACTTAAAGCATAACCTGCCCCTTATTTTAGATCAGGATTATCCCGAGTACGAGGTGATTGTTGTGAACGATTGCTCGTTTGACCATACCGACGAGTTACTCAATATTTACGAAAAGCAATACCCTAAACTTAGGATAGTAACCATTGAGGAACACCCCCGCTTTAAAACCGGCAAAAAATTTGCCCTTACCCTGGGCATTAAAGCTGCCCGGTATGAGCACCTGCTGTTTACCGACGCCGACTGCGAACCCACATCAAGCCATTGGATAAGCCGGATGGCCAGTAAGTTTAAAGGAGATGTGTCTATTGTTTTAGGTTACTCGCCATACCAACGCAGCCGTGGCCTGCTTAACCTGTTCGCCCGGTTTGAAACCCTCAAAACGGCCATTAATTATTTATCTGCCGCGCTAAGTGGCGATGCCTATATGGGTATTGGCCGCAACCTGGCCTATACCAAAACCTTGTTTTTTAAAAATAAGGGCTTTGCAGCGCATATGCACATCCTATCTGGCGATGATGATTTGTTTGTAAATCAAAACGCTACCCCGGCTAACCTTGATATTGAGATACACCCCGATGCGCATACCCAAAGCGAGGTTAAGCCAACGTTACGATCCTACTACCGGCAAAAAAAGCGTCACATGGGCGTGGGTAAGTTGTATAAAAGCAAACACCGCCGGTTTTTGAGTTTTGATGCCCTGAGCGGCTTTGTTTACTACGGTTTGTTTATTTATTTGTTAACCATCCAATTGGAGCCCCTGCTGATTCTTGGTTTATATCTGTTCAGGCTAATTCTACAGGTGGTTATCTATAATAAGGTATTTACCAAATTGCGCTGCGCCGACTTGATCTGGTGGTTGCCCATATTCGATTTTGTTTATTACTTATATTTAAACATATTTGGCTTAATAGGTACCTTTACTAAAACGAAGCAATGGAAGTAA
- the tgt gene encoding tRNA guanosine(34) transglycosylase Tgt, protein MKFKLTATDPSSKARAGEITTDHGTIQTPIFMPVGTAGTVKAVHQRELKQDIEAQIILGNTYHLYLRPGLDTLERAGGLHKFNGWDGPILTDSGGYQVYSLTEVRKIKEEGVTFRSHIDGSKHLFTPENVMDIQRTIGADIIMAFDECTPYPCDYGYARRSIEMTHRWLQRCCTRFDETEPKYGYNQTLFPIVQGSVYKDLRVKSAEVIASFEREGNAIGGLSVGEPAEEMYAMTEVVCNILPEEKPRYLMGVGTPVNLLENIALGIDMFDCVMPTRNGRNGMLFTKNGIINIKNEKWKNDFSAIDEDSDLFADISYSKAYLRHLIHSGEMLGAQIATLHNLHFYLWLVKQAREKIISGEFYNWKNTMVKSLSQRL, encoded by the coding sequence ATGAAATTCAAATTAACAGCAACCGATCCGTCATCAAAAGCCCGCGCGGGCGAGATAACTACGGATCATGGCACCATACAAACGCCTATATTTATGCCTGTAGGCACCGCCGGAACGGTTAAAGCCGTACACCAGCGCGAATTAAAGCAGGATATTGAGGCGCAAATTATCCTGGGTAATACCTACCATTTATACTTGCGCCCCGGTTTGGATACCCTTGAACGGGCAGGCGGACTGCATAAATTTAACGGCTGGGACGGCCCAATTTTAACCGATAGCGGCGGTTACCAGGTATACTCGTTAACCGAAGTGCGCAAAATTAAGGAGGAAGGGGTTACCTTTCGCTCCCATATCGATGGCTCCAAACACCTGTTTACACCCGAAAACGTGATGGATATACAGCGCACCATAGGCGCCGATATTATCATGGCCTTTGATGAGTGTACCCCCTACCCCTGCGATTACGGCTACGCGCGCCGATCTATCGAGATGACGCACCGTTGGCTACAGCGCTGCTGCACCCGTTTTGACGAAACCGAACCTAAATATGGTTACAACCAAACCCTGTTCCCTATTGTGCAGGGCTCGGTATATAAGGATCTGAGGGTAAAATCGGCAGAGGTGATTGCATCCTTCGAGCGCGAAGGCAACGCCATTGGCGGCTTATCTGTTGGTGAGCCGGCCGAAGAGATGTACGCCATGACGGAAGTAGTATGCAATATTTTACCCGAAGAAAAGCCCCGCTACCTGATGGGGGTGGGTACCCCGGTAAACCTACTGGAAAACATTGCCCTGGGTATTGATATGTTTGATTGCGTAATGCCTACCCGCAATGGCCGCAACGGTATGCTGTTCACTAAAAACGGTATTATCAACATCAAGAACGAAAAATGGAAGAACGACTTCTCGGCCATTGACGAGGATAGCGACCTTTTTGCCGATATAAGCTATTCAAAAGCGTATCTTCGCCACCTCATTCACTCCGGAGAGATGCTTGGCGCTCAAATTGCTACCTTGCATAATCTGCATTTTTACCTTTGGCTGGTTAAGCAGGCCAGGGAAAAAATCATTTCGGGCGAATTTTACAACTGGAAAAACACCATGGTTAAATCACTCTCTCAACGCTTATAG
- a CDS encoding LptF/LptG family permease: MLGKYIKIFDWYIIKKYLGTFVFTIAIFIVVIVVFDVSEKLDNFLKNNVSLKEIIFEYYAGSIPFYIDMLSPLINFLAVIFFTAKMANQTEIVPVLSSGASFNRFLRPYFICASLIFIVSLLADIYLIPFTNKLKITFENAYVVLEDPTKSDVHIKLDEHTFVYMQSFDNASKTGYQFTLEKFDGDVLKQKLTANKIVYDSLKRVWSIQQFDTRYVNGLREKMVHGEKKDTVLDMVPADFVLHNNIYSAMSRKELDNNIKKEEYRGTGVINDMLIEKYKRFVHPMASFVLTLIGVSLSSRKVRGGVGLPLGIGFFLCFAYIVVDQFAVVFSLKGGLPPIIAVFIPNTLFGLLGYYLLRKAPK; the protein is encoded by the coding sequence ATGTTAGGCAAATACATCAAAATTTTCGACTGGTACATCATCAAAAAATACCTGGGCACCTTTGTGTTTACCATTGCTATTTTTATTGTGGTGATTGTTGTTTTTGATGTATCCGAAAAACTGGATAACTTTTTAAAGAACAACGTATCCTTAAAAGAGATTATTTTTGAGTATTACGCCGGTAGTATTCCCTTTTATATCGATATGCTATCGCCACTCATTAACTTTTTGGCGGTCATATTTTTCACGGCCAAAATGGCAAACCAAACCGAAATTGTACCCGTACTCAGTAGCGGGGCCAGCTTTAACCGCTTTTTAAGGCCGTACTTTATTTGCGCTTCGCTCATATTTATTGTGTCCTTACTGGCCGATATCTACCTCATCCCCTTTACCAACAAACTTAAAATCACTTTTGAAAATGCTTACGTAGTACTCGAAGATCCTACTAAAAGCGATGTGCATATCAAACTGGACGAGCATACTTTTGTATACATGCAATCGTTTGATAATGCCAGTAAAACAGGCTACCAGTTTACCCTCGAAAAGTTTGACGGCGATGTTTTAAAACAGAAATTAACGGCCAATAAAATAGTTTACGACTCGTTGAAAAGGGTATGGTCTATCCAGCAATTTGACACCCGCTACGTAAACGGACTGCGCGAAAAGATGGTGCATGGTGAGAAAAAGGATACCGTACTGGATATGGTTCCGGCAGATTTTGTGCTGCATAACAACATCTATAGTGCCATGTCCCGGAAAGAGCTCGACAATAACATCAAAAAAGAAGAGTACCGCGGCACGGGCGTAATTAACGATATGCTGATTGAAAAATACAAACGCTTTGTACACCCCATGGCCTCCTTTGTGCTTACCCTCATAGGCGTTTCGCTATCATCCCGCAAGGTGCGCGGCGGCGTTGGTTTACCGTTAGGTATAGGCTTTTTCTTATGTTTCGCCTATATCGTGGTTGATCAGTTCGCGGTCGTATTCTCGCTTAAAGGCGGCTTACCGCCTATTATCGCGGTGTTTATCCCCAATACCTTATTCGGCCTGTTAGGCTATTATCTTTTACGCAAGGCCCCTAAATAA
- a CDS encoding DMT family transporter produces MTTLTTTKSGLNKNLLILHFTVFIWGFTGILGALIHVHSVYLVWYRVLIALVTLFAWFKFNRTDIKVNRSTFLRLFFTGALVGGHWLLFFQSIKSSTVSVTLVCLSSITLFTAIFEPLLSKKKISKLEIMAGLFIICGIFLIFKFETQYTLGIILGLASASFASLFSIINSKQIKQRQAPVIAFYELMGALFWISIYLLFTGGFNSDMKLIPSDMGYLLILGTVCTSLAYVAGVSVMKELSAFRVALITNLEPVYGIIMAFVFFGDLGKMTIGFWAGAVIILSTIFLFPIVQTQVINRRKAS; encoded by the coding sequence ATGACAACTTTAACTACTACCAAAAGCGGGCTGAACAAGAACCTGCTGATACTGCATTTCACCGTTTTTATATGGGGTTTTACAGGCATACTGGGCGCGCTTATCCATGTACATTCTGTATACCTGGTGTGGTACCGTGTGCTTATAGCCCTTGTTACTCTGTTTGCCTGGTTTAAATTTAACCGTACCGATATTAAGGTAAACCGCAGCACTTTCTTAAGGCTGTTTTTTACCGGCGCGCTGGTAGGCGGCCACTGGCTCCTGTTCTTCCAATCCATTAAATCATCAACGGTATCGGTAACGCTGGTATGCCTATCATCCATCACTTTATTCACCGCAATTTTCGAGCCCCTACTCAGCAAAAAAAAGATCTCGAAACTGGAAATCATGGCCGGCCTGTTCATCATTTGCGGTATCTTTTTAATTTTCAAATTCGAAACTCAATACACTTTGGGTATCATCCTGGGTTTGGCAAGCGCATCTTTCGCCAGCTTGTTTTCCATCATCAACTCCAAACAAATTAAACAACGCCAAGCCCCGGTAATTGCTTTTTACGAATTGATGGGCGCCCTATTCTGGATCAGTATTTACCTGCTTTTTACCGGGGGCTTTAACAGCGATATGAAGCTTATACCATCAGATATGGGCTATCTTTTAATACTCGGCACGGTGTGTACCTCCCTTGCCTACGTAGCCGGGGTATCGGTAATGAAAGAACTTTCGGCCTTTAGGGTAGCACTTATCACCAACCTTGAGCCGGTATATGGCATCATCATGGCATTCGTTTTTTTTGGCGACCTGGGCAAAATGACCATCGGATTTTGGGCCGGGGCCGTGATCATCCTGTCAACTATTTTTCTTTTCCCTATAGTACAAACCCAGGTAATCAACCGCAGAAAGGCATCCTGA
- a CDS encoding LapA family protein has protein sequence MRIKTIFLIVITILLTVIIMQNNQDVKFTVLFSQFYISNLIIMALMAIAGFVIGFLIGRPRKVKFDNTHPSLDNPTGKKSDTLSDEDREYIN, from the coding sequence ATGCGCATCAAAACCATCTTCCTCATCGTCATCACCATTCTGCTAACTGTCATTATTATGCAGAACAACCAGGATGTAAAATTTACGGTACTGTTTTCACAGTTCTACATTTCAAACCTCATTATTATGGCGCTGATGGCCATTGCTGGTTTTGTAATAGGCTTCCTGATAGGTAGGCCGCGAAAGGTAAAATTTGACAACACGCACCCATCGCTCGATAACCCTACCGGCAAGAAATCCGATACACTAAGTGATGAAGACAGGGAGTATATTAATTAA
- a CDS encoding NAD(P)-dependent oxidoreductase → MKIGFIGLGNMGTPMAQNLIKAGYHLQVYNRTIQKADDLDQASITKCKSPAEAAANVPFVVTMLSEDEILKEAVSGEAGLLHSLQKGGVHISMSTISPETSQLLHGLHQQAGSHYIAAPVFGRPEAAAAKKLFVCTSGGAKAKEMARPILEALGQGIYDFGETPGGANVVKIAGNFMILASLEMMAEAFTLAEKNGLDRAAVANFFGATLFNAPIYQNYGKLIANKQYQPVGFKASLGLKDARLAVKLSQTSQTPMPLAMLAHNRLLTSIAKGDGDKDWVEAFGKGVAEDAGV, encoded by the coding sequence ATGAAAATAGGATTTATCGGTCTCGGAAACATGGGTACGCCCATGGCTCAAAACTTAATTAAAGCGGGTTACCACTTACAGGTTTACAACCGCACCATTCAAAAAGCCGACGACCTCGACCAAGCGTCGATCACCAAATGTAAAAGCCCTGCCGAAGCTGCCGCAAACGTACCGTTTGTGGTAACCATGCTATCGGAAGATGAAATATTAAAAGAAGCTGTTTCGGGCGAAGCCGGACTGTTGCATTCCTTGCAGAAAGGCGGGGTGCATATTTCCATGAGTACCATTTCGCCCGAAACTTCCCAACTGCTCCACGGTCTGCACCAGCAAGCCGGGAGCCATTACATTGCCGCCCCTGTTTTTGGCAGACCAGAAGCAGCGGCGGCAAAAAAATTATTTGTATGCACATCCGGCGGTGCCAAGGCCAAAGAAATGGCCCGCCCAATTTTAGAAGCACTCGGCCAGGGAATTTATGATTTTGGCGAAACCCCGGGTGGCGCAAACGTGGTTAAGATAGCCGGTAATTTTATGATACTGGCTTCGCTTGAGATGATGGCAGAAGCCTTTACTTTGGCCGAGAAGAACGGCTTGGACCGTGCCGCCGTTGCCAACTTTTTTGGGGCCACTTTATTTAACGCCCCTATTTACCAAAACTACGGCAAACTGATTGCTAACAAACAGTACCAACCCGTAGGGTTTAAAGCGAGCCTGGGACTTAAAGATGCCCGCCTGGCGGTTAAACTATCGCAAACCAGCCAAACGCCCATGCCACTGGCTATGCTTGCCCACAACCGTTTATTAACCTCCATTGCCAAAGGCGACGGCGATAAGGATTGGGTTGAAGCTTTTGGCAAAGGTGTTGCGGAAGATGCCGGGGTGTGA
- a CDS encoding Hpt domain-containing protein, whose product MPEIEISDQNFDLSFLMEIADGSNEFLVESIELFLKQTPELMLAIDHAIKSQDWAAAGQSAHKLKPNLGFFGMLGGQTLMQELEALAKTAPDSQLIKAKFDELQAIITPTLVKLEVIKNAKAAEL is encoded by the coding sequence ATGCCTGAAATTGAAATATCGGATCAAAATTTTGATCTCTCCTTTTTAATGGAAATTGCTGACGGAAGTAACGAGTTCCTGGTTGAATCCATTGAGTTATTTTTAAAACAAACTCCTGAGCTCATGCTGGCTATTGATCATGCCATCAAATCCCAGGATTGGGCTGCAGCCGGACAATCTGCCCATAAATTAAAACCCAACCTGGGCTTTTTTGGCATGTTGGGTGGGCAAACTTTGATGCAGGAACTTGAAGCCCTGGCCAAAACTGCACCGGACAGCCAACTTATCAAAGCTAAATTTGATGAGCTACAAGCCATCATCACACCTACCTTAGTTAAGCTCGAAGTAATTAAGAATGCAAAAGCAGCTGAACTTTAA
- the purS gene encoding phosphoribosylformylglycinamidine synthase subunit PurS has translation MNKYQAEIDVMPKKEILDPQGKAVTGSMKNIGLSEIQNVRIGKHISLEIEAANEEAATEKVEQACKNLLANLIMESYTFKLHLV, from the coding sequence ATGAACAAATATCAAGCAGAAATTGATGTAATGCCTAAAAAAGAAATACTTGACCCACAAGGTAAAGCCGTAACCGGAAGTATGAAAAATATAGGCCTTTCAGAAATCCAGAATGTACGTATCGGAAAGCACATTTCGCTTGAAATTGAAGCCGCTAACGAAGAAGCCGCTACTGAGAAGGTTGAACAGGCTTGTAAAAACCTGTTAGCCAACCTGATTATGGAAAGTTATACCTTTAAACTACACCTGGTTTAA
- the pssA gene encoding CDP-diacylglycerol--serine O-phosphatidyltransferase encodes MNQFHPQQMQQRVRKHIPNAITCANLFSGCLGIVFTFQHNLLLAAYAIFLAALFDFFDGFASRLLQSFSGIGKDLDSLADLVSFGVLPSAILYELLLQAPQIEHVSRYLNYIAFLIPVFSALRLAKFNTDERQTDIFIGLPTPANAILIASFPLILWQGNPFYREYILNPFFLSCFVLIMCSLLVAEIPLMSLKFKSPDFQENIYRYLLLIFSTIAIVIFKFVAIPAIIFVYIVLSVIQFRFSK; translated from the coding sequence ATGAATCAATTTCATCCACAGCAGATGCAGCAACGAGTAAGGAAACATATTCCTAATGCTATTACCTGTGCAAATTTGTTCAGCGGCTGCTTAGGCATCGTTTTTACTTTTCAACATAATTTACTGCTTGCCGCTTACGCCATTTTTTTAGCGGCACTGTTTGATTTTTTCGACGGATTTGCCTCGCGCCTGCTGCAATCCTTTTCTGGCATAGGCAAGGATCTGGATTCGCTGGCTGACCTGGTGAGCTTCGGCGTATTGCCATCGGCCATATTGTACGAGCTTTTATTGCAGGCCCCGCAAATTGAACATGTAAGCCGTTACTTAAACTACATTGCTTTTTTAATCCCGGTATTCTCTGCCCTGCGTTTGGCTAAGTTTAATACCGACGAGCGCCAAACCGATATCTTTATCGGGCTGCCCACACCTGCCAACGCCATCCTGATAGCTTCCTTTCCGCTTATACTTTGGCAGGGCAATCCGTTTTACCGCGAATATATTTTAAACCCCTTTTTTCTGTCGTGCTTTGTGCTTATTATGTGCTCATTGCTGGTGGCCGAAATTCCTTTAATGTCGCTCAAGTTTAAAAGCCCTGATTTTCAGGAGAATATTTACCGATATTTATTGCTGATATTCTCGACAATTGCGATAGTAATTTTTAAATTTGTGGCAATTCCGGCGATTATATTTGTGTACATCGTCTTATCAGTAATCCAATTCAGATTTTCCAAATGA
- the rho gene encoding transcription termination factor Rho, protein MSNNNQLNDKLVSELRVMAKSFGIAEADSLRKAELITKIVEQQQLIEAARAQQEAVTSNYTPAATTEEAPAVTTEEVAAVAESDANAAPRKRVRTIKTKNEPRVEVQVNDTNFDSPLDPEPEPLEQQPKAKKTETPATRTIAEAIAKGPEPPPLGTDGRPQKFERRFNANNTNANGNTNGAVAQPKNQEPAINLDFDNVIVNEGVLEIMPDGYGFLRSSDYNYLTSPDDIYVSQSQIKLFGLKTGDTVRGSIRPPKEGEKYFPLVRVEAINGRIPAEVRDRVPFDHLTPLFPSERLNLFTESGNYSTRIIDLFAPIGKGQRGLIVAQPKTGKTMLLKDVANAIARNHPEVYLIILLIDERPEEVTDMARSVRAEVVSSTFDEPAERHVKIANIVLEKAKRMVECGHDVVILLDSITRLARAYNTVAPASGKILSGGVDANALHKPKRFFGAARKIEDGGSLTIIATALTETGSKMDEVIFEEFKGTGNMELQLDRKLSNKRIFPAIDLTASSTRRDDLLLDRDTLQRIWILRNHLADMNSQESMEFLQAQMRGTKTNEEFLISMNS, encoded by the coding sequence ATGTCTAACAACAATCAATTAAACGATAAGCTCGTATCGGAGTTACGCGTAATGGCCAAAAGCTTTGGTATTGCCGAGGCCGATAGCCTGAGAAAGGCCGAGCTGATTACAAAAATAGTTGAGCAGCAACAATTAATAGAAGCTGCACGCGCCCAACAAGAAGCTGTTACCTCCAATTATACTCCCGCCGCTACTACCGAAGAGGCTCCTGCAGTTACAACTGAAGAAGTTGCTGCCGTTGCCGAGTCTGACGCTAATGCCGCACCACGTAAAAGGGTACGTACCATTAAAACCAAGAACGAGCCGCGGGTTGAGGTACAGGTGAATGACACTAATTTTGATAGTCCGCTTGACCCCGAACCAGAGCCTTTAGAACAACAGCCAAAAGCTAAAAAAACTGAAACGCCTGCTACCCGGACTATCGCCGAAGCCATTGCCAAAGGGCCCGAACCACCACCCCTTGGCACCGACGGACGCCCGCAAAAATTTGAGCGCCGTTTTAACGCCAACAATACTAACGCCAACGGCAATACCAATGGTGCCGTGGCTCAGCCAAAAAACCAGGAGCCTGCCATTAACCTTGATTTTGACAATGTGATTGTTAACGAAGGTGTTTTGGAGATTATGCCCGATGGTTACGGCTTTTTACGCTCGTCTGATTATAACTACTTAACCTCGCCGGATGATATTTACGTATCGCAATCGCAAATTAAGCTGTTTGGCTTAAAAACGGGCGATACCGTAAGGGGCAGCATACGCCCACCCAAAGAAGGCGAAAAATATTTCCCGCTGGTACGTGTAGAGGCCATTAACGGCCGCATACCTGCAGAAGTACGCGATAGGGTTCCGTTTGATCACTTAACGCCACTTTTCCCATCAGAAAGGCTGAACCTGTTTACCGAAAGCGGTAATTACTCCACCCGTATTATTGATTTGTTTGCACCCATTGGTAAAGGGCAGCGTGGTTTAATTGTGGCCCAGCCTAAAACCGGTAAAACCATGTTGTTAAAGGATGTAGCCAACGCTATTGCCCGCAACCACCCCGAGGTTTACCTGATCATCTTGCTGATTGATGAGCGCCCAGAGGAGGTTACCGATATGGCCCGCAGCGTGCGCGCCGAAGTGGTATCATCAACTTTTGATGAGCCTGCCGAGCGCCATGTTAAAATAGCCAACATTGTTTTAGAAAAAGCGAAACGTATGGTTGAGTGCGGCCACGATGTAGTGATCCTGTTGGATTCTATCACCCGTTTGGCACGTGCCTACAACACTGTGGCACCAGCATCAGGTAAAATACTATCGGGTGGTGTGGATGCCAACGCGCTTCACAAACCGAAACGCTTTTTTGGAGCGGCCCGTAAAATTGAAGATGGCGGATCGTTAACCATCATCGCTACGGCACTTACCGAAACCGGATCAAAAATGGACGAGGTTATTTTTGAAGAATTTAAGGGTACCGGTAACATGGAGCTTCAACTGGATCGTAAATTATCCAACAAGCGCATCTTCCCGGCTATCGATCTTACTGCATCAAGTACCCGCCGCGACGATCTGTTGCTTGATCGCGATACACTGCAACGCATCTGGATACTACGTAACCATTTAGCCGATATGAATTCGCAGGAATCGATGGAATTCCTTCAGGCTCAAATGAGAGGAACAAAAACTAACGAAGAATTCCTGATATCCATGAATTCTTAA
- the pyrF gene encoding orotidine-5'-phosphate decarboxylase, with protein MPSRQQLIQQIKIKKSFLCVGLDTDIQKIPSFLLDHEDPVYEFNRQIIDATRDLCVSYKPNSAFYESRGVKGLQSLAKTWQYLPQECLNIIDAKRGDLGNTTDMYAKAFFDEASSGLSFDAITVAPYMGADSVTPYLSYDGKWVILLGLTSNSGSKDFQYLVTKGGYLYEEVVKKAATWAGDDRMMFVVGATKSTEFTNIRKYAPNHFLLVPGVGAQGGSLADVCQYGITKDCGLIVNASRSIIYASNGRDFAEAARAEAQSLQQQMQLELEKAGVI; from the coding sequence ATGCCATCGCGCCAGCAACTCATCCAACAAATAAAAATAAAAAAAAGTTTTTTATGCGTTGGCTTAGATACCGATATCCAAAAGATACCCTCTTTTCTGTTAGACCACGAAGACCCGGTATACGAATTTAACCGCCAGATTATTGATGCCACGCGCGATCTGTGTGTATCTTACAAGCCCAATTCGGCCTTTTACGAGAGCCGGGGTGTTAAGGGGCTCCAAAGCTTAGCCAAAACCTGGCAGTATTTGCCGCAGGAGTGTTTAAACATCATTGATGCCAAGCGCGGCGACCTGGGCAACACCACCGATATGTATGCCAAAGCTTTTTTTGACGAAGCATCATCGGGCCTAAGTTTTGATGCCATTACCGTAGCACCCTATATGGGGGCTGATAGCGTAACACCCTATTTAAGCTATGATGGTAAGTGGGTTATCCTGTTAGGCCTTACCTCAAACAGCGGTAGTAAAGATTTTCAATACCTGGTTACCAAAGGGGGATACCTGTACGAAGAGGTGGTAAAAAAAGCAGCCACCTGGGCCGGCGACGACAGGATGATGTTTGTTGTAGGCGCCACCAAAAGCACCGAGTTTACCAACATCCGCAAATACGCGCCCAATCACTTTTTGCTGGTACCCGGCGTAGGCGCGCAAGGCGGCAGCCTTGCCGATGTTTGCCAATATGGTATTACCAAAGATTGCGGCCTTATTGTAAACGCATCGCGCTCCATCATTTACGCCTCCAACGGACGCGACTTTGCCGAAGCGGCCCGCGCCGAAGCCCAAAGCCTGCAGCAGCAGATGCAACTGGAGCTGGAAAAGGCGGGGGTGATTTAG